One genomic region from Amaranthus tricolor cultivar Red isolate AtriRed21 chromosome 12, ASM2621246v1, whole genome shotgun sequence encodes:
- the LOC130828629 gene encoding uncharacterized protein LOC130828629 — translation MDLPAATKIRIQDFEDNGWEGLLHKVTLFCDKHGIPLSEMNALYADIIRSRHNKDSVTVEHHYKVDIFTAAVDQQLQELNSRFNEQRMELLILSFALNPKDNKYFNAEKICRLAKKYYSRVEFEGTLRGNLHRCWDYL, via the exons ATGGATTTACCTGCTGCTACGAAGATAAGGATCCAAGACTTTGAGGATAATGGTTGGGAAGGTCTTTTACATAAAGTGACCTTATTTTGTGATAAACACGGCATTCCTCTTTCTGAAATGAATGCTTTATATGCTGACATCATTCGATCTCGCCATAATAAGGATAGTGTAACAGTGGAGCATCACTATAAGGTGGATATATTTACAGCTGCTGTTGATCAACAATTGCAAGAACTAAATAGTCGTTTTAATGAGCAAAGAATGGAGTTGCTTATTTTAAGTTTTGCTTTGAATCCTAAAGATAATAAGTATTTTAATGCGGAAAAGATATGCCGTCTTGCAAAGAAATACTACTCTAGG GTTGAATTCGAGGGTACGTTGAGAGGAAATCTACACCGTTGTTGGGATTATTTGTGA